Proteins encoded by one window of Rouxiella chamberiensis:
- a CDS encoding molybdate ABC transporter substrate-binding protein — MSNSTKVEAVCALVVRSPFDAEILPAWEKQGHSVDIKWNPTTVIMDNLRAGERSDVAVVTVSAMDELIAAGIVEAETRVELVESRIGLAVKAGEAHPDIRDKEAFIATLLNARSVAYSLGGASGIYFKTLIEKLGIAEEINAKATTIPEGFTAEKLVTGEASLAIQQISELMVVPGIEIIGALPDAVQKATSFSAARFKEAKNPQLAQQFLQHLQSPEAAKAYKEQGLEPLY, encoded by the coding sequence ATGAGTAATTCAACGAAAGTGGAAGCAGTGTGCGCATTAGTGGTTCGTTCGCCGTTTGACGCGGAGATTCTGCCTGCCTGGGAGAAGCAGGGACATAGTGTTGATATTAAATGGAATCCGACCACCGTTATTATGGATAACCTCCGCGCAGGCGAGCGTAGCGATGTTGCGGTAGTCACCGTTTCTGCAATGGATGAGCTTATTGCCGCAGGAATCGTCGAGGCCGAAACTCGTGTCGAACTTGTAGAGTCACGAATCGGGTTAGCGGTTAAAGCCGGTGAAGCACACCCTGATATCCGTGATAAAGAGGCGTTTATCGCCACACTTCTCAACGCACGTTCCGTGGCCTATTCGTTGGGCGGTGCCAGCGGTATCTATTTCAAAACGTTGATTGAAAAACTGGGCATAGCCGAGGAAATCAATGCCAAAGCCACGACGATTCCGGAAGGTTTTACCGCCGAAAAGCTCGTTACGGGCGAGGCGAGTCTGGCTATCCAGCAAATCAGTGAGTTAATGGTAGTACCGGGTATCGAGATTATCGGTGCACTGCCGGATGCCGTGCAGAAAGCGACCTCTTTCTCGGCGGCGCGTTTTAAAGAGGCCAAAAATCCTCAGCTTGCCCAGCAGTTCCTCCAGCATTTACAGTCACCTGAAGCCGCGAAAGCCTATAAAGAGCAGGGGTTGGAACCTCTTTATTAA
- a CDS encoding aldolase produces MSAESKIREEICETGASLFTRGYVVGSAGNISARLDDGWLITPTDACLGRLDPAAIAKVSRSGEWLSGDKPSKTLLLHRQVYDNNSGVGAVLHTHSTALVALTLAGVWRQESILPPITPYQVMKVGKIPFINYCRPGAPEVAEQVAALANRVRGVMLERLGPVVWESSVSKASFALEELEETARLWGMTSEKPAALSEQSLNELAEVFGARW; encoded by the coding sequence ATGTCAGCAGAAAGCAAAATTCGTGAGGAGATCTGCGAAACGGGTGCCAGCCTGTTTACGCGCGGATATGTGGTCGGCAGCGCCGGAAATATCAGCGCACGTCTTGACGATGGCTGGTTAATCACCCCAACCGATGCATGTCTGGGCCGACTGGATCCGGCGGCCATCGCCAAGGTGAGCCGCAGCGGTGAATGGCTGTCGGGGGATAAACCGTCGAAGACGCTACTGCTACATCGCCAGGTTTATGATAACAATTCGGGCGTCGGCGCGGTGCTGCACACTCATTCTACCGCTCTGGTCGCGCTGACATTGGCCGGTGTCTGGCGTCAGGAAAGCATTTTGCCGCCCATTACTCCCTATCAGGTGATGAAGGTCGGCAAGATCCCGTTTATAAACTACTGCCGTCCGGGGGCGCCGGAAGTGGCTGAACAGGTGGCTGCGCTGGCAAATCGCGTGCGCGGTGTGATGCTTGAAAGACTGGGGCCGGTGGTATGGGAAAGCTCTGTCTCGAAAGCCAGCTTTGCGCTTGAAGAGTTGGAAGAAACCGCGCGTTTATGGGGAATGACAAGCGAAAAACCGGCGGCACTTTCCGAACAGAGTTTAAATGAACTCGCTGAGGTATTCGGCGCTCGCTGGTAA
- the thiM gene encoding hydroxyethylthiazole kinase, whose product MTTRPSVFPGLAAADALRQFRQASPLVHCMTNDVVQSITANVLLALGASPAMVIDAREAAQFSAIASALLVNVGTLTSARAESMLAAIHAANAANKPWVLDPVAVGALRWRSEFCQEIIRFRPAAIRGNASEIMALSGLSASGRGVDSADSSGAALPAAEALARQTGAIVAVTGEIDYITDGAQCLAVSGGDPLMTRVVGTGCALSAVVAAFVSLPGNRLSHVAAACRVMSCAGELACRDAKGPGSFTAAFLDSLYLLDDRHLTETATVGGAQ is encoded by the coding sequence ATGACGACTCGACCTTCCGTTTTTCCGGGCCTTGCGGCCGCGGATGCCTTGAGACAATTTCGCCAGGCCTCGCCTTTAGTTCACTGCATGACCAATGATGTGGTGCAATCGATCACGGCAAATGTACTGCTTGCCCTCGGCGCATCGCCCGCCATGGTCATCGATGCCCGTGAAGCCGCACAGTTCAGTGCTATTGCCAGCGCACTGTTGGTGAATGTGGGGACCTTGACCTCTGCACGGGCGGAATCCATGCTTGCCGCAATTCATGCCGCTAACGCTGCCAACAAACCTTGGGTGCTGGATCCCGTCGCCGTCGGCGCTCTCAGGTGGCGTTCAGAGTTTTGTCAGGAAATTATCAGATTCAGACCTGCTGCGATTCGTGGAAATGCTTCTGAAATCATGGCATTAAGTGGGCTTTCCGCATCCGGGCGAGGCGTGGACAGCGCAGACTCCTCAGGTGCGGCCTTACCGGCTGCCGAGGCGTTGGCACGTCAGACTGGCGCAATTGTCGCGGTGACAGGCGAAATAGATTACATCACCGACGGGGCGCAATGCCTGGCGGTAAGCGGAGGGGATCCGCTGATGACGCGCGTTGTCGGCACCGGTTGCGCACTTTCGGCGGTGGTTGCGGCATTTGTTTCCTTGCCGGGCAATCGTCTTTCGCACGTTGCCGCCGCCTGTCGTGTCATGTCGTGTGCCGGTGAATTAGCCTGTCGCGACGCAAAAGGGCCGGGCAGCTTCACCGCCGCCTTCCTTGACTCTCTCTACCTGCTCGATGACCGCCATCTGACCGAGACGGCAACAGTCGGAGGCGCACAATGA
- a CDS encoding cupin domain-containing protein, with the protein MQSEKAVQLIEKLNLSFHEEGGYFNETFRSEEIITTNRDVNNGERRLATCIYYMLTNTAPLGYFHSNMSPILHFHHAGGPMIYRFIHGDGRIEEHVMGQDIANGEVLQLVAPAGCWKSTQLAPDHEYGLVSEVVFPGWELFDSIIAKKQSLLDAFPQHAAWINAYSYN; encoded by the coding sequence ATGCAGTCTGAAAAAGCAGTGCAGTTAATTGAAAAATTGAATTTAAGTTTTCATGAAGAGGGCGGGTATTTTAATGAAACCTTTCGCAGTGAAGAAATAATCACTACGAACCGAGATGTCAATAACGGTGAAAGACGTCTGGCGACCTGTATTTATTACATGCTGACGAATACAGCCCCTCTCGGGTATTTTCATAGCAACATGTCGCCTATTCTGCATTTTCATCATGCAGGCGGTCCGATGATATATCGGTTTATTCATGGAGACGGTCGGATTGAAGAGCATGTCATGGGGCAAGATATTGCCAATGGTGAGGTCTTGCAATTAGTTGCACCGGCGGGTTGCTGGAAATCGACTCAGCTTGCACCCGATCATGAATATGGGTTAGTGAGCGAGGTGGTTTTTCCTGGCTGGGAACTGTTTGATTCGATCATTGCAAAAAAACAGTCATTACTTGACGCCTTTCCTCAGCATGCCGCGTGGATCAACGCATACAGTTATAACTAG
- the guaA gene encoding glutamine-hydrolyzing GMP synthase, which translates to MSENIHKHRILILDFGSQYTQLVARRVRELGVYCELWAWDVTEAQIREFNPNGIILSGGPESTTELDSPRAPDYVFEAGVPVLGVCYGMQTMAMQLGGHVEGSTEREFGYAQVEVQTNSALVRGIEDALSANNKPLLDVWMSHGDKVTAIPADFVTVASTDNCPFAIMANEEKRFYGVQFHPEVTHTRQGLRMLERFVIDICECEALWTPAKIIEDAIERLKVQIGDDHVILGLSGGVDSSVTAMLLHRAIGDRLTCVFVDNGLLRLHEADQVLEMFGDRFGLNIVHVAAEDRFLSALAGESDPEAKRKIIGRVFVEVFDEEACKQDAVKWLAQGTIYPDVIESAASATGKAHVIKSHHNVGGLPKEMKLGLVEPLKELFKDEVRKIGLELGLPYDMLYRHPFPGPGLGVRVLGEVKKEYCDLLRRADAIFIEELHKADLYHKVSQAFTVFLPVRSVGVMGDGRKYDWVVSLRAVETIDFMTAHWAHLPYDFLGRCSNRIINEVDGISRVVYDISGKPPATIEWE; encoded by the coding sequence ATGAGTGAAAATATTCATAAGCATCGCATTCTTATCCTTGATTTCGGTTCCCAGTACACCCAGCTGGTTGCTCGCCGCGTTCGTGAACTCGGTGTGTATTGCGAACTCTGGGCATGGGATGTGACTGAAGCCCAAATCCGTGAATTCAACCCGAACGGCATCATCCTGTCAGGCGGCCCGGAAAGCACCACTGAACTCGACAGCCCACGCGCTCCAGACTACGTGTTTGAAGCCGGTGTTCCGGTTCTGGGCGTGTGCTACGGCATGCAGACGATGGCAATGCAGTTGGGTGGCCACGTAGAAGGCTCGACCGAGCGCGAATTTGGCTATGCACAGGTTGAAGTGCAGACCAACAGCGCACTGGTTCGCGGCATTGAAGACGCGCTGAGCGCCAACAATAAACCGCTGCTTGACGTGTGGATGAGCCATGGCGATAAAGTCACCGCCATTCCTGCCGACTTCGTGACCGTTGCCAGCACCGACAACTGTCCGTTTGCCATCATGGCCAACGAAGAAAAACGCTTCTATGGCGTGCAGTTCCACCCGGAAGTTACGCATACCCGTCAGGGCCTGCGCATGCTCGAGCGTTTCGTTATCGACATCTGTGAATGTGAAGCGCTGTGGACACCGGCTAAAATCATCGAAGACGCCATTGAACGTCTGAAAGTGCAGATTGGCGATGACCACGTGATCCTCGGCCTGTCCGGCGGCGTTGACTCCTCCGTCACCGCCATGTTGCTGCACCGCGCCATCGGCGATCGTCTGACCTGCGTGTTCGTCGACAACGGCCTGCTGCGTCTGCACGAAGCGGATCAGGTTCTTGAAATGTTCGGCGACCGTTTCGGTCTGAACATCGTTCACGTTGCTGCCGAAGACCGTTTCCTGTCGGCACTGGCTGGCGAGAGCGATCCCGAAGCCAAACGCAAAATCATCGGCCGCGTCTTTGTTGAAGTCTTCGATGAAGAAGCCTGCAAGCAAGACGCCGTGAAATGGCTGGCGCAGGGCACCATCTATCCAGACGTTATCGAGTCTGCGGCCTCCGCAACCGGTAAGGCACACGTCATCAAGTCTCACCACAACGTGGGCGGCCTGCCGAAAGAGATGAAACTGGGTCTGGTCGAGCCGTTGAAAGAGCTGTTCAAAGATGAAGTGCGCAAGATCGGTCTGGAACTGGGTCTGCCGTACGACATGCTTTACCGTCACCCGTTCCCGGGTCCGGGTCTGGGCGTGCGTGTTCTGGGCGAAGTGAAGAAAGAGTATTGTGACCTGCTGCGTCGCGCCGATGCCATCTTCATCGAAGAATTGCATAAAGCCGACCTGTACCACAAAGTCAGCCAGGCATTCACCGTCTTCCTGCCGGTGCGTTCCGTCGGCGTTATGGGCGATGGCCGCAAATACGACTGGGTTGTTTCCCTGCGCGCGGTTGAAACCATCGACTTTATGACGGCACACTGGGCGCACCTGCCCTACGATTTCCTTGGCCGTTGCTCAAACCGCATCATCAACGAAGTCGACGGCATTTCCCGCGTGGTCTACGACATCTCGGGCAAACCGCCTGCGACTATCGAGTGGGAATGA
- a CDS encoding OprD family outer membrane porin: MKKILPLSLLAALCAQSAHAGTVQDNNGFIADSHLDVLFRNAYINRDYKAEGVRDRDEWGQGVIATYSSGFTQGPVGFGVDALGQYAVRLDGGRGRSGAGGIDFFAQDDDGRAKSDLAKFGATAKMRFSKTVLSYGTQRPELPILNADASRLLFETYTGFMLDSQEIDGLDVTAGYFTDEQQKSDDSHNSGLSHLSFAGASYKFNDQFSGAFYASNVEDVINKQYLGFKYHQPLAGKQALLFDFNGYNSRLNQDYANSISTGRSNTIWSLAASYVYDIHTFELAYQQSSGSTGYNYGGYRKNGGVGDGGNTIWLSNSYWSDFNGEDERSWQLAYSINLAGLGVPGLSYDVAYVRGDNIQTSETSNGHEHEFFNQIQYKVPDGVAKDLKLKLRYSILRVSGDAAEYNASGNEVRVYVEYPLAIF; encoded by the coding sequence GTGAAAAAGATTTTGCCATTATCACTTTTGGCAGCGCTTTGCGCGCAGTCTGCCCACGCGGGCACCGTACAGGACAACAATGGATTTATCGCCGACAGCCATCTTGATGTGCTGTTTCGCAATGCTTACATCAATCGCGACTACAAGGCCGAAGGGGTAAGAGATCGCGACGAATGGGGGCAGGGCGTCATCGCAACTTATTCCTCCGGTTTCACACAGGGACCGGTAGGATTTGGCGTCGATGCTTTAGGACAATATGCTGTGCGACTGGACGGTGGCCGTGGCCGCAGCGGCGCGGGCGGCATTGATTTCTTCGCACAGGACGACGACGGCCGTGCCAAGTCCGACCTCGCCAAGTTTGGCGCCACTGCCAAGATGCGCTTCTCGAAAACCGTGTTGAGTTACGGCACGCAACGTCCTGAATTGCCTATCTTGAATGCGGACGCTTCCCGTCTTTTGTTTGAAACCTACACCGGTTTTATGCTGGATTCACAAGAGATTGACGGACTTGATGTTACCGCAGGTTATTTCACCGATGAACAGCAAAAAAGCGACGACAGCCATAACAGCGGCCTAAGCCACCTGAGTTTTGCCGGGGCCAGTTATAAGTTCAATGATCAATTCAGCGGCGCGTTTTATGCTTCCAACGTTGAAGATGTGATTAACAAACAATATCTCGGCTTTAAATATCATCAGCCTCTGGCTGGCAAACAGGCCCTGTTGTTCGATTTCAACGGGTATAATTCTCGTCTGAATCAGGACTATGCCAACAGCATCAGCACGGGACGCAGCAACACTATCTGGAGCCTTGCCGCCAGCTATGTTTATGATATCCATACCTTTGAGTTGGCCTATCAGCAAAGCAGCGGCAGCACCGGCTACAACTACGGCGGCTACCGTAAAAATGGCGGCGTAGGGGATGGCGGCAATACCATCTGGCTTTCCAACTCATACTGGTCGGATTTCAACGGCGAAGACGAGCGTTCATGGCAACTGGCCTACTCGATTAATCTTGCAGGATTGGGCGTTCCGGGCTTGAGCTATGATGTGGCTTACGTGCGCGGTGACAACATCCAGACCTCCGAAACCAGCAATGGTCACGAGCACGAATTCTTTAACCAGATCCAATACAAAGTGCCGGACGGCGTGGCGAAAGACCTCAAACTCAAGTTGCGTTATTCGATTCTGCGCGTGTCGGGCGATGCGGCGGAATATAACGCAAGCGGTAATGAAGTCCGTGTTTATGTCGAATATCCACTGGCTATTTTTTAA
- the thiD gene encoding bifunctional hydroxymethylpyrimidine kinase/phosphomethylpyrimidine kinase, with protein sequence MSKRINVLTIAGTDPSGGAGIQADLKTFSALEAYGTSVITALVAQNTRGVQSVYHIEPDFVGAQLDSVLSDVRIDSAKIGMLANTQVVETVAERLQHYRKRQRAPAFVVLDTVMLAKSGDPLLTPDAVEALRRWLLPQVSMITPNLPEAAALLGCEMATDEREMCRQGEALLAMGCEAVLMKGGHLSDSESPDWLMTAHYRERFTAPRVATRHTHGTGCTLSAALAALRPRRENWPDTVRAAKTYLQEALKQADSLEVGEGIGPVHHFHRWW encoded by the coding sequence ATGAGCAAGAGAATCAATGTATTGACCATTGCGGGCACCGATCCCAGCGGCGGGGCGGGTATCCAGGCTGACCTGAAAACCTTTTCGGCGCTGGAAGCCTACGGCACCAGCGTTATCACGGCGCTGGTGGCGCAAAATACGCGCGGCGTGCAGTCGGTTTATCACATCGAGCCTGATTTTGTAGGCGCACAGCTTGATTCGGTACTGAGCGATGTACGAATCGACAGCGCCAAAATTGGCATGCTGGCCAATACCCAGGTCGTGGAGACGGTGGCTGAACGGCTTCAACATTACCGCAAGCGCCAACGGGCGCCTGCCTTTGTCGTGCTGGATACGGTAATGCTGGCCAAGAGCGGCGATCCTCTACTTACGCCCGATGCGGTCGAGGCATTACGCCGCTGGCTGCTGCCGCAGGTTTCGATGATTACGCCCAATCTGCCAGAGGCGGCCGCGCTGCTAGGGTGCGAGATGGCGACGGATGAGCGGGAGATGTGTCGGCAGGGCGAGGCGTTATTGGCGATGGGCTGCGAGGCTGTGCTGATGAAAGGAGGTCATTTGAGCGACAGCGAAAGTCCAGACTGGTTAATGACCGCTCACTATCGCGAGCGCTTTACTGCTCCGCGAGTAGCAACACGGCATACTCATGGCACTGGGTGCACATTGAGCGCAGCATTGGCGGCGCTGAGACCGCGAAGGGAGAATTGGCCCGATACGGTTCGCGCGGCAAAAACCTATTTACAGGAAGCGTTGAAACAGGCGGATTCGCTGGAAGTCGGCGAGGGCATCGGTCCGGTGCACCATTTTCATCGCTGGTGGTAA
- a CDS encoding DeoR/GlpR family DNA-binding transcription regulator, producing the protein MLPTERRNYIFRYVHEKQIAAINDLAQLMSVSHMTIRRDVEELEKEGKITRVSGGVKLSEALRQELAYTDKARLHHRRKRDLGRYAASCVEDGQVVYLDAGTTTFEIARCLADRFHLTIITNDFSISQFFMDKPAINLFHIGGEVDKRNYSTVGICAASFLKSLNIDVAFVSSSSWDLRYGVSTPYEGKAIVKQAVLGVARRTVLVSDSSKYGKYGKYKVFPIADIQEIITDSLLPEAAAIGIQQQGVKLHIVDV; encoded by the coding sequence ATGTTGCCCACTGAACGGCGTAATTATATTTTTCGCTACGTGCATGAAAAGCAGATAGCGGCAATAAACGATCTCGCCCAGTTGATGAGCGTGTCGCATATGACTATCCGCCGCGACGTCGAAGAGCTTGAAAAAGAGGGCAAAATTACCCGCGTCAGCGGCGGAGTAAAGCTTAGCGAGGCGCTTCGTCAGGAGTTGGCCTACACCGACAAGGCGCGGCTCCATCATCGTCGCAAGAGGGATTTAGGACGCTATGCCGCGAGCTGTGTCGAAGATGGGCAGGTAGTCTATCTTGATGCCGGTACTACAACCTTCGAGATTGCCCGCTGTCTGGCCGACCGTTTTCATTTAACGATTATCACCAATGACTTTTCAATCTCGCAGTTTTTCATGGATAAGCCCGCCATTAATCTGTTCCATATCGGTGGCGAGGTCGATAAACGCAACTATTCCACTGTCGGTATCTGTGCCGCCTCTTTCTTGAAATCTTTAAATATAGATGTGGCCTTTGTCAGCAGCAGTTCGTGGGATCTCCGTTACGGCGTTTCTACACCCTATGAAGGCAAAGCGATTGTAAAACAAGCCGTTCTGGGTGTTGCAAGGCGCACTGTTCTCGTCAGTGACAGCAGCAAGTATGGCAAATACGGCAAATATAAAGTTTTTCCGATAGCCGACATTCAGGAAATTATTACCGATTCACTGTTGCCCGAAGCAGCGGCAATTGGCATTCAACAGCAGGGCGTCAAGCTGCATATCGTTGATGTTTAA
- a CDS encoding GNAT family N-acetyltransferase, translating to MPIQIRPYQEADRPFLRTLYLASRKVAWTWLDSSDWKLEDFDRAVIGEKVIVAERDGKILGFASIELHENFLHNLFIDPEYQGQGVGSHLIGVVEQNFTRTGALKCLVKNEKSIAFYLNRGWEIIASGESPKGEYYLFHFKVARKR from the coding sequence TTGCCTATTCAGATCCGCCCCTATCAGGAAGCCGACCGCCCTTTTCTGCGCACCTTGTATCTGGCGTCGCGAAAGGTAGCCTGGACCTGGTTGGACAGTAGCGACTGGAAACTGGAAGATTTTGATCGGGCCGTCATTGGCGAGAAAGTGATTGTTGCCGAACGTGATGGCAAGATCCTCGGATTTGCGTCCATCGAACTGCACGAAAACTTTTTGCATAACCTTTTTATCGACCCTGAGTATCAGGGCCAGGGCGTCGGCAGTCATCTGATTGGTGTGGTCGAGCAAAACTTCACCCGTACGGGTGCGCTTAAGTGCCTGGTGAAAAACGAAAAATCCATCGCCTTTTATTTGAATCGCGGCTGGGAAATCATCGCGTCGGGGGAGAGTCCTAAAGGCGAGTATTACCTGTTTCACTTTAAAGTGGCGCGAAAAAGATAG
- a CDS encoding mechanosensitive ion channel family protein produces the protein MQDVITVWNWIYSNQITFSLLAILFMLLGGFIASVICRFFLLGIVRRFILHASKNSDHQDKDMRITRRLANIVPVVTVYFMSQLINGLPDPLIEAIRTICGVLLIVNITMLINELLDTTSSAYTKRHGVKSRSIKGYVQIGKIMVSSIATILVIATLSNKSPVIIISSLGAVAAVLMLVFQHTLISLVANIQVSSSHVIQLGDWIEMPLGNISGEVTDIALHTITVRNWDNTMSQVPTKNFITEPYTNWQPMFDSGGRRIKRSLFVDQSSIAFASAALIDSLKAIEPDENNHMAAYLDQRLNSRTDNPLVQKGMTNLGLFRGYVLDYLKQRNDIRKDMYLIVTAAQPHFRRVTYRNLLLHFQCLLGGIRRNPVRDFRVYVRHCGLFQPGNIPETIGNGCQQHLAAPCQKCGVSLISCCARRDAACFNSATFLCCTGCK, from the coding sequence ATGCAGGACGTTATTACCGTTTGGAACTGGATTTATTCAAACCAGATTACCTTCTCTCTTCTCGCCATTCTCTTTATGCTGCTAGGCGGCTTTATTGCCTCCGTGATTTGTCGATTTTTCCTGCTGGGGATCGTCAGACGTTTTATTCTGCACGCCAGTAAAAATTCCGATCATCAAGATAAAGACATGAGAATTACCCGTCGACTGGCGAATATCGTACCTGTCGTAACGGTTTATTTCATGTCACAGCTGATTAATGGATTGCCGGATCCGCTTATCGAGGCGATTCGTACGATTTGCGGCGTGCTGCTGATTGTGAATATCACCATGCTCATCAACGAGTTACTCGACACGACCAGTAGCGCCTATACCAAAAGGCACGGGGTGAAATCCCGCTCGATAAAAGGCTATGTGCAGATAGGAAAAATCATGGTCTCGTCAATTGCCACGATTTTGGTGATTGCCACGCTATCGAATAAATCGCCGGTGATTATTATCTCGAGTCTGGGTGCCGTTGCCGCCGTGCTGATGCTGGTGTTCCAGCACACCCTTATCTCGCTGGTTGCCAATATTCAGGTATCGTCTTCGCATGTTATTCAACTGGGTGACTGGATAGAAATGCCGTTGGGCAATATCAGTGGCGAGGTGACCGACATTGCGCTGCATACCATTACCGTTCGCAACTGGGACAATACAATGTCGCAGGTGCCGACCAAAAACTTTATCACCGAGCCTTACACCAACTGGCAGCCGATGTTTGATTCTGGCGGACGTCGGATTAAGCGTAGCTTATTCGTTGATCAATCGAGCATCGCCTTTGCCTCGGCCGCACTCATTGACAGTCTGAAAGCCATCGAGCCTGATGAGAATAATCATATGGCTGCCTATCTGGACCAGCGGCTGAATTCTCGTACCGACAACCCGTTAGTGCAGAAGGGCATGACCAACCTCGGGCTTTTTCGCGGGTACGTTCTTGATTACCTCAAGCAGCGAAACGATATCCGCAAAGACATGTACCTGATAGTAACGGCAGCTCAGCCCCACTTCCGAAGGGTTACCTATCGAAATCTACTGCTTCACTTCCAATGTCTTCTGGGCGGAATACGAAGAAACCCAGTCAGAGATTTTCGAGTTTATGTACGCCACTGCGGGCTATTTCAACCTGGGAATATTCCAGAAACCATCGGGAACGGATGTCAGCAACACCTGGCCGCGCCGTGCCAAAAGTGCGGTGTGAGCTTAATCTCCTGCTGTGCAAGGCGAGACGCGGCTTGCTTTAATTCAGCGACTTTTCTATGCTGCACGGGCTGTAAATGA
- a CDS encoding GntR family transcriptional regulator, producing MPESYELNGNIPVNQQIYRTLRQDIVACVIQPGAFLSEKEISARFNVSRQPVREAFIKLAEAGLVQVLPQRGTFVMKISAKRVADGRFIREALETAVIRRAASVVTEQDLALLAHNLQRQELAAKSQQAQEFLQLDDEFHRLIADIIDCRLAWETIENIKATMDRVRFFSLSKVSPPDNLIAQHYNIFAALKARDPEAAEEALRTHLQEIIFSITPIAQQNSEWFESE from the coding sequence ATGCCAGAATCTTATGAGTTAAACGGTAACATTCCGGTCAATCAGCAGATTTATCGCACCCTGCGACAAGACATTGTTGCCTGTGTCATTCAGCCCGGTGCATTTTTGTCTGAAAAAGAAATCTCGGCGCGTTTTAACGTGTCGCGCCAACCGGTGCGCGAAGCCTTTATCAAACTGGCCGAAGCCGGACTGGTTCAGGTCTTGCCGCAGCGCGGCACTTTTGTCATGAAGATTTCCGCCAAGCGCGTGGCCGATGGGCGCTTTATTCGAGAAGCGCTGGAAACCGCCGTCATTCGCCGTGCCGCCAGTGTAGTGACAGAACAGGATTTAGCCTTGCTGGCCCATAATTTACAGCGACAGGAACTGGCGGCAAAAAGCCAGCAGGCGCAGGAGTTTTTGCAGCTTGACGATGAATTTCATCGCCTGATTGCCGACATCATTGATTGCCGTCTGGCTTGGGAAACGATTGAAAATATCAAGGCGACGATGGACCGCGTGCGCTTCTTCTCGTTAAGCAAAGTTTCGCCTCCTGACAACCTGATTGCCCAGCATTACAATATATTTGCCGCCCTGAAAGCCCGTGACCCCGAGGCTGCCGAAGAGGCATTGCGCACCCATTTGCAGGAGATAATTTTCTCCATCACGCCGATTGCCCAGCAAAACAGCGAATGGTTTGAAAGTGAGTAA
- a CDS encoding SDR family NAD(P)-dependent oxidoreductase, translated as MKPTAVITGANRGIGFALMKYLLQRGSHDIFAIVRNSAAAEQLQSEVATLSYHCRLEIKSANLESEVEVASLCHEIRTLEHCDLLINNAGIFEAGSLDRNEGDNSRLFAVNFTAAVKFMAAVAEQMKIRRAGNIINIGSSAGRKGLAGIGMYGATKYALVGFSESLMRELIGFDIKVTTINPAFVDTDMTRGFTAMQDKVKIQVEDIVNSVRLILSLSKGAVIPHIDIACGSVMD; from the coding sequence ATGAAACCCACCGCGGTTATTACCGGAGCCAATCGAGGGATTGGCTTTGCATTGATGAAATACCTGCTGCAACGCGGTTCGCACGATATTTTCGCGATAGTCAGAAATAGCGCCGCCGCCGAACAACTGCAAAGCGAGGTGGCGACATTGTCCTATCACTGCCGTCTGGAGATTAAATCCGCCAATCTCGAGAGTGAAGTTGAGGTAGCATCGCTATGTCATGAAATTCGCACGTTGGAGCATTGCGATTTGCTTATCAACAATGCGGGGATTTTCGAAGCTGGTAGCCTTGATAGGAATGAGGGCGATAACTCCCGCCTGTTTGCGGTAAATTTCACGGCAGCCGTTAAATTCATGGCGGCTGTCGCCGAGCAGATGAAAATTCGCCGCGCAGGAAATATCATCAATATTGGCAGCAGTGCAGGGCGCAAGGGACTCGCTGGAATCGGCATGTATGGCGCGACGAAATATGCACTGGTCGGTTTTTCAGAATCGCTGATGCGGGAACTTATCGGCTTTGACATCAAAGTGACGACAATTAATCCGGCCTTTGTCGATACTGATATGACGCGCGGTTTTACGGCGATGCAGGACAAGGTCAAGATTCAGGTCGAGGATATTGTCAACAGCGTCAGGCTGATCCTGAGTCTCTCAAAGGGCGCGGTGATTCCGCACATTGATATTGCCTGTGGTTCCGTGATGGATTAA